The following proteins are co-located in the Carassius gibelio isolate Cgi1373 ecotype wild population from Czech Republic chromosome A21, carGib1.2-hapl.c, whole genome shotgun sequence genome:
- the LOC127942079 gene encoding RAS guanyl-releasing protein 2 produces MESVSSDQPASVDELVEACIKAFDNEGVLKEASLVRLFLTMHPWYLSSSDLAKKLLHKSQEQDCSANRQSQICHLVKYWISEFPAEFDLNPALAEQIRGLKERLEQNGDVRRSLLIDIDSIPSYEWRRQLDETVQKKRKTSLLFDHLDASTLAEHLTYMEYKSFCKILFQDYHSFVMHGCTVDNPILERFITLFNSVSQWIQIMVLSKPTAKQRATVISEFIKVAQRLLQLQNFNTLMAVVGGLSNSSIARLKDTQALIGSETRKVFDGLVELVTSSGNYSRYRQRFSECSGFRFPILGVHLKDLIAVHVALPDWLDPEKTRVNLTKTHQLYAILEELALIQSTPPSIEANSDLLNLLIVSLDQYHSEDEIYQLSLQREPRSIKLPSSSSKSQSPLIEQWASSVKPKADPAIINKHIEKMVESVFRNFDTDGDGYISQGEFEIIRRNFPYLGKFDELDQNQDCKISREEMIEYFTKASSLQNCKMGFVHTFTEASSVKPSFCRHCSHLIWGFYKQRYKCKVCGVSCHKDCCSRLAIECRRRAQSISCHNDVSFKATRSFSFPPPSRTESIAESPVITDGSQEEQDEVLDVHL; encoded by the exons ATGGAGAGCGTTTCATCGGATCAGCCAGCCAGTGTGGATGAGCTGGTGGAAGCCTGCATCAAAGCCTTTG ACAATGAAGGCGTTCTGAAGGAGGCGTCGCTCGTGCGATTGTTTCTCACCATGCATCCCTGGTACCTGTCATCCAGTGACCTAGCTAAGAAACTTCTGCACAA ATCGCAGGAACAGGACTGTTCTGCAAATCGCCAGTCTCAAATCTGTCACCTTGTCAA gTACTGGATATCTGAGTTCCCAGCTGAGTTTGACCTGAACCCCGCACTGGCTGAGCAGATCCGCGGTCTGAAAGAGCGACTGGAGCAGAATGGAGATGTGAGGCGTAGTCTGCTCATCGACATAGACAGCAT TCCATCATATGAGTGGCGACGTCAGTTGGATGAAACGGTCCAGAAGAAACGCAAGACCTCTCTTCTTTTTGACCACCTGGACGCTTCCACCCTGGCTGAACACCTAACTTATATGGAGTACAAATCGTTTTGCAAAATTCTG TTCCAGGACTACCACAGTTTCGTGATGCACGGCTGCACGGTGGATAATCCCATTCTGGAGCGTTTCATTACTCTGTTTAACAGTGTTTCCCAGTGGATCCAGATCATGGTTCTCAGTAAGCCTACAGCTAAGCAGAGAGCCACTGTCATCAGTGAATTCATCAAAGTGGCCCAG aggctACTGCAGCTGCAGAACTTCAACACACTGATGGCTGTAGTGGGAGGGCTCAGCAATAGTTCCATTGCTAGACTCAAGGATACGCAGGCGCTCATCGGCAGCGAGACACGCAAG GTGTTTGATGGATTGGTGGAGCTGGTCACCTCCTCTGGGAACTACAGTCGCTATCGTCAGCGTTTCTCGGAATGTTCGGGATTCCGCTTCCCCATCCTTGGGGTGCATTTGAAGGACCTGATTGCCGTCCATGTGGCCCTGCCTGATTGGCTTGACCCAGAGAAGACTAGGGTCAACCTAACCAAGACCCATCAATTGTACGCCATCCTGGAAGAGCTGGCGCTCATTCAAAGCACTCCACCCAGTATAGAAGCCAATTCAGACCTGCTGAATCTGCTTATA GTGTCTTTGGACCAGTACCACTCAGAGGACGAGATATACCAGCTGTCTCTACAGAGGGAGCCTCGCAGTATTAAACTACCA AGTTCCAGCTCAAAGTCACAGTCTCCTCTAATAGAACAGTGGGCATCTTCAGTCAAACCTAAAGCGGATCCAGCCATCATCAACAAGCACATTGAAAAAATGGTGGAG TCAGTCTTCCGAAATTTTGACACCGATGGTGATGGCTACATTTCCCAAGGAGAGTTCGAGATTATCAGAAGGAATTTCCCTTACCTTGGCAAGTTTGATGAACTGGACCAAAACCA GGACTGTAAAATTAGCCGGGAGGAGATGATTGAGTACTTCACAAAGGCGAGCTCCTTACAGAACTGTAAGATGGGTTTTGTTCACACGTTTACAGAGGCGAGCAGCGTCAAGCCTTCATTTTGTCGGCACTGCTCTCATTTG ATATGGGGATTTTACAAACAGCGATACAAATGCAAAG TGTGTGGGGTGAGCTGTCATAAAGACTGCTGCAGTCGTTTGGCCATCGAGTGCCGCAGGCGGGCACAGAGCATCAGTTGTCACAATGACGTTTCCTTTAAGGCAACACGCTCTTTCAGCTTTCCGccgccctccaggacagagtccATAGCAGAGTCCCCgg